One Drosophila virilis strain 15010-1051.87 chromosome 5, Dvir_AGI_RSII-ME, whole genome shotgun sequence DNA window includes the following coding sequences:
- the Patronin gene encoding patronin isoform X12 — protein MDAETQEIRQARQRASVKWLLSKAFNNRVPDNLKEPFYRDHENQERLKPQIVVELGNATLYCQTLSNLYSDPNYQSLNHWSILQTLARKGVPVAESSDMPITETVLIQTNPLRINAHMSVIESLMVLYAKEISSGDRVVAAIRRISGSNYQAPAGQSYEQGLLAWISHACAALKKRIVKELETSVPDEIGTRLQTPDIPPVRDFQDLCDGICLALLISYYCPKVVPWTSVRINYLPAVEDSIHNILLVSSFSQKHLPYGVFHMTPEDITYMRGSMKLNLVLLLTDLFNLFEIHPAKCVCYPGMDGQDVITRRSQGANVHGICHRRGLTMQPVTPIPDLRSDLDQPPIGSPSNRPPFQVPHTNSFSGGALNRRSTPPTEYQTMQSNNFDGNQAEAFVVHKSRGITTLSSMHSQQQQQQQQQQQYQHQQQSQQEPLVPARLRQAKEKNNVESKADERGDFVAAGRPSNWEQSRRPSFAGRRSRRNSSSEDSQLTIENFGGSQDQLNTLGRYERERDRERKLSNTSVEPAVAVRSSIADARGTLQLGYDTDSGSEKQDRETEKYSMRRQASSADNVPTASAHNLSNAGSPLPARNKQHSIDRDYSTVDHYNDARSTGYDPESTPVRKSSTSSMPASPAAWQLDTCDDDLRSLENATKLSTMRMKLEERRRRIEQDKRKIEMAVLRHQEKVCQEDLESCPDVLKWETMSNESKRTPEIDPADMDKYQQSIAIMNMNLQDIQQDIHRLATQQSQMQAQHLQAQQLMQAQQIANMLNQQQTYGSQQHLAEHHYQQRPMQQSFGSSPHLPQAFNAPVSAYNSRPPSRDPYQQQQQQHHSHQQQPMQMPPMQYVNEHGQYMSPPAHYMQPQSIYSDNGAPYNNHSPYGAPPMPQYQQQHQQRNSVYDEYGQPANHFYLHESPPQPHPQRRTWAHSAAAAAYEQQQQAQQQQQQQPLLDVNAWQIQKKMQQQQQQQNWPNRPPSSAGTSQGFVLHQNGGGGGGELQHLFQVQSSPQHGQRIHGGGGSGSANGVQRQQSLTNLRDNRSPKGNMGQPMGMGQHEDMMAPQSICFIGDEEDVDELERNIIESMQSTRISDFVVQQQQRLHHHQQQQQQQQQQQLPTAHSGRGSSSEDYDSGELISNKLNITSGNLTYRIPSPSRPAIQANSFQDPRGGGGNGNGNGSGSGEEQRPEKGFYISFDNDQPKRPKPPLRAKKSPKKEPSRDNVDNQVVLKRESLSQLHNSNNFASEEAKNATAARHSIHNFPGVQANANANPAGNATYNKYTDEPPIQLRQITASAAEPNVHERRHLEDLTNQPQQQQQQQPLSPSRLRAEHSSSSAEAAKKKALVIGVDATNLDPESVDEMERRKEKIMLLSLQRRQQQEEAKARKEIEASQKREKEREKEEERARKKEEQVARRAAILEQHRLKKAIEEAEREGKTLDRPDLHVKLQPQSSNASTPRLRQQRVTRPRPKTIHVDDASVDISEASSLSSRGKKGSSSNLTGYGQLSSNSMKRDFYRGSQDSLTVKESPDDYPSTSSTPIGRRGSYKTSREPAVERGRTLSRISVAKGSTLNFRGRKSNSLMNLCDSGLGRATPPRRAPSPGMAASGPKLYKQPAAKSNRGIILNAVEYCVFPGAVNREAKQKVLEKIARSEAKHFLVLFRDAGCQFRALYSYMPETDQVTKLYGTGPSQVDEVMFDKFFKYNSGGKCFSQVHTKHLTVTIDAFTIHNSLWQGKRVQLPSKKDMALVI, from the exons ATGGATGCCGAAACACAGGAAATACGACag GCTCGTCAACGTGCTTCCGTCAAATGGCTGCTCTCGAAAGCGTTCAACAATCGCGTGCCGGACAACCTGAAGGAGCCGTTCTATCGCGATCACGAGAACCAGGAACGCCTCAAGCCTCAAATCGTTGTGGAGTTGGGCAATGCGACGCTTTATTGCCAGACACTGTCCAATCTGTACTCCGACCCCAACTACCAAAGCTTAAATCACTGGTCAATATTACAGACGCTAGCGCGCAAGGGTGTACCCGTGGCCGAATCGTCGGACATGCCCATTACCGAAACGGTATTAATTCAAACGAATCCGTTGCGAATT AACGCCCACATGTCTGTGATAGAATCGCTGATGGTTCTCTATGCGAAGGAAATATCGTCGGGTGACCGTGTCGTGGCGGCCATACGGAG aATATCTGGTAGCAACTATCAGGCGCCTGCAGGCCAGTCCTATGAACAGGGCCTGCTCGCTTGGATATCGCATGCATGCGCCGCGCTTAAAAAGCGCATCGTCAAGGAGCTGGAAACCAGCGTGCCAGACGAGATT GGTACGCGTCTGCAGACGCCGGACATACCGCCAGTACGTGATTTTCAAGATCTGTGCGATGGCATTTGCCTGGCCCTGCTCATCTCCTACTACTGCCCCAAGGTGGTGCCGTGGACGAGTGTGCGCATTAACTATCTGCCTGCTGTGGAGGACTCCATACACAATATACTGCTGGTGAGCAGTTTTTCACAAAAGCATTTGCCATACGGCGTCTTCCACATGACGCCCGAGGACATAACATACATGCGAGG CTCAATGAAACTAAAtctggtgttgctgctgacgGATTTGTTCAATTTGTTCGAGATACACCCGGCCAAATGTGTCTGTTACCCGGGCATGGATGGACAGG ATGTCATCACAAGGCGCAGCCAGGGCGCCAATGTGCACGGAATCTGCCATCGACGGGGCCTCACAATGCAGCCCGTTACGCCCATACCCGATTTGCGCAGCGATCTTGACCAGCCGCCCATTGGGTCACCCTCGAATCGGCCGCCGTTTCAAG ttccGCACACAAATTCATTCAGCGGCGGCGCCTTAAATCGCAGGTCAACTCCGCCCACCGAATATCAAACGATGCAGTCAAATAATTTTGATGGCAACCAGGCCGAAG CGTTCGTCGTGCACAAGTCGCGTGGCATTACCACACTCTCATCCATGcactcgcagcagcagcagcaacagcaacagcagcagcagtatcagcaccagcaacagtcACAGCAGGAGCCCTTGGTTCCAGCTCGCTTGCGTCaggcaaaagaaaagaacaatGTCGAGTCGAAAGCAGACGAGAGAG GCGATTTTGTCGCTGCGGGCCGACCAAGTAACTGGGAACAGAGCCGGCGTCCAAGTTTCGCAG GTCGTCGCTCGCGACGAAACTCCTCCAGCGAAGACTCGCAGTTGACTATTGAGAACTTTGGCGGCTCACAGGATCAGCTCAATACGCTGGGCCGCTACGAGCGCGAACGGGACAGAGAACGTAAGCTGTCCAATACAAGTGTGG AACCGGCCGTGGCAGTGCGTTCTTCAATTGCTGATGCTCGTGGCACGCTACAGCTGGGCTACGACACGGATTCGGGATCTGAGAAACAGGATCGCGAAACCGAAAAGTATTCTATGCGTCGACAGGCTAG CAGTGCGGACAATGTGCCAACGGCCTCTGCGCATAATCTGTCAAATGCGGGCAGTCCGTTGCCGGCGCGGAACAAGCAACATTCCATCGATAGGGACTACTCGACAGTCGACCACTATAATGACGCCAGATCGACTGGGTATGATCCAGAAAGCACGCCCGTGCGTAAATCCTCAACCAGCAGCATGCCAGCGAGTCCGGCGGCTTGGCAGCTGGACACCTGTGACGATGATTTACGCTCGCTGGAGAATGCCACCAAGTTATCTACGATGCGGATGAAACTGGAGGAGAGACGTCGCCGCATTGAGCAGGATAAGCGCAAAATCGAAATGGCAGTGCTGCGGCATCAGGAGAAGGTTTGCCAG GAGGACTTGGAATCGTGTCCCGACGTCTTAAAGTGGGAGACCATGAGCAACGAGTCGAAGCGTACGCCGGAAATAGATCCAGCTGACATGGACAAATACCAA CAAAGCATCGCCATTATGAACATGAATCTGCAGGATATCCAACAGGATATCCATCGGCTGGCCACGCAGCAAAGCCAAATGCAGGCACAGCATCTGCAAGCGCAGCAGCTGATGCAGGCACAACAAATAGCCAACATGCTGAATCAG CAGCAAACGTATGGCTCGCAGCAGCATCTGGCTGAGCACCATTACCAGCAGCGACCTATGCAGCAAAGTTTTGGCTCATCACCGCATCTTCCGCAGGCTTTTAATGCGCCAGTCAGCGCCTACAATTCCCGTCCGCCAAGCCGCGATCCctaccaacagcagcagcagcagcaccattCACACCAACAGCAACCCATGCAGATGCCACCCATGCAGTACGTCAACGAGCACGGACAGTACATGTCGCCGCCCGCTCACTACATGCAGCCTCAAAGCATCTACAGCGACAATGGCGCCCCTTACAACAACCACTCCCCCTACGGAGCACCTCCGATGCCGCAGtaccagcaacagcaccagcaacgCAACAGCGTTTACGATGAGTACGGCCAGCCGGCAAATCACTTTTACCTGCACGAGTCTCCGCCTCAACCGCATCCACAGCGTCGCACCTGGGCGCActcggcggcagcggcagcgtacgaacagcagcaacaggcacagcaacagcagcagcagcaaccactgTTGGATGTCAATGCCTGGCAAATACAGAAGAagatgcagcaacagcagcagcagcaaaactgGCCTAATCGGCCGCCCTCCAGCGCTGGCACGTCTCAGGGCTTTGTGCTGCACCAAAacggaggcggcggcggcggtgaaTTGCAGCATCTATTCCAGGTGCAGTCTTCCCCACAACACGGTCAGCGGATACATGGCGGgggtggcagtggcagcgccAACGGCGTACAGCGGCAGCAATCGCTGACGAATCTACGTGACAATCGGTCACCCAAGGGCAACATGGGCCAGCCCATGGGAATGGGACAGCACGAGGACATGATGGCGCCGCAAAGTATTTGCTTCATCGGCGACGAGGAAGATGTTGATGAGCTAGAGCGCAACATTATCGAGTCTATGCAATCGACTCGGATTTCCGATTTTgtggtgcagcagcagcaacgccttcatcatcatcagcagcaacagcaacagcagcagcagcagcagctgccgacGGCGCACAGCGGACGCGGCAGCAGCTCTGAGGATTACGACAGCGGCGAGCTGATTTCCAATAAACTTAACATCACCAGCGGCAATCTCACTTACCGCATTCCCTCGCCCTCGCGCCCCGCCATACAGGCCAACAGCTTTCAGGATCCACGTGGAGGGGGCggcaacggaaacggaaacggtAGTGGTAGCGGCGAGGAGCAGCGGCCCGAAAAGGGCTTCTATATATCCTTCGACAACGATCAGCCGAAGCGACCGAAGCCGCCACTGCGCGCCAAGAAGTCACCCAAAAAGGAGCCCAGCAGGGATAATGTGGACAACCAAGTTGTCCTTAAACGTGAATCGCTAAGTCAActgcacaacagcaacaattttgcCAGCGAGGAGGCCAAAAACGCAACTGCTGCCAGGCACAGCATCCACAACTTCCCCGGCGTCcaagccaatgccaatgccaatccAGCCGGCAACGCAACCTACAACAAATACACAGACGAGCCGCCTATCCAGCTGCGCCAAATAACAGCATCGGCGGCCGAACCCAATGTCCACGAGCGCCGGCATCTCGAGGACCTCACCaatcagccgcagcagcagcagcagcaacagccgctcTCGCCATCTCGATTAAGGGCCGAacatagcagcagcagcgccgagGCGGCCAAGAAAAAAGCGCTGGTCATTGGCGTCGATGCGACCAATCTAGATCCG GAATCTGTGGACGAAATGGAACGTCGCAAAGAGAAGATAATGTTGCTTTCCCTGCAACGCCGACAGCAGCAAGAGGAGGCCAAGGCGCGAAAGGAGATAGAGGCATCCCAAAAACGAGAAAAGGAACGAGAAAAGGAGGAAGAGCGCGCGCGCAAAAAGGAGGAACAGGTGGCGCGACGTGCGGCCATATTGGAACAACATAGACTAAAAAAAGCCATCGAGGAAGCCGAGCGAGAA GGTAAAACTCTGGACCGGCCCGATTTACATGTAAAACTGCAGCCACAGTCTTCAAACGCGTCCACGCCGCGTCTTAGACAGCAACGTGTGACTAGGCCACGGCCCAAAACGATCCACGTCGACGACGCCAGTGTGGACATTAGTGAGGCTTCAAGCCTATCCAGTCGGGGCAAAAAAGGCTCAAGTTCAAACCTAACCG GCTACGGTCAACTAAGCTCCAATTCAATGAAAAGAGACTTTTATAGGGGCTCGCAAGACTCCCTTACAGTTAAAg AGTCCCCCGATGATTATCCCAGCACAAGTTCAACTCCGATTGGACGACGGGGATCATACAAAACTTCCAGAG AGCCAGCCGTCGAAAGGGGCCGCACCCTGTCGCGTATATCAGTTGCTAAGGGGAGCACGCTTAATTTCCGTGGCCGAAAATCCAATTCGCTAATGAATTTGTGCG ATTCGGGACTGGGACGTGCCACTCCGCCGCGGCGAGCACCGTCACCAGGAATGGCGGCATCAG GTCCAAAATTGTACAAACAACCAGCGGCCAAATCAAATCGCGGCATTATACTAAATGCCGTTGAGTACTGCGTTTTTCCCGGCGCCGTTAACCGTGAAGCCAAACAGAAAGTGCTCGAGAAGATCGCACGCTCGGAGGCCAAACACTTCCTCGTACTCTTCCGGGATGCGGGCTGCCAATTCCGCGCCCTCTACAGTTACATGCCGGAGACGGATCAAGTGACGAAGCTGTACGGCACGGGACCTAGTCAAGTCGACGAAGTCATGTTCGATAAATTCTTCAA ATACAACTCAGGTGGGAAATGCTTCTCACAGGTGCACACAAAGCATCTGACCGTCACGATAGACGCCTTCACAATACACAACTCACTGTGGCAGGGCAAGCGGGTGCAGTTGCCCAGCAAAAAGGACATGGCGCTTGTGATTTAA
- the Patronin gene encoding patronin isoform X23, with the protein MDAETQEIRQARQRASVKWLLSKAFNNRVPDNLKEPFYRDHENQERLKPQIVVELGNATLYCQTLSNLYSDPNYQSLNHWSILQTLARKGVPVAESSDMPITETVLIQTNPLRINAHMSVIESLMVLYAKEISSGDRVVAAIRRISGSNYQAPAGQSYEQGLLAWISHACAALKKRIVKELETSVPDEIGTRLQTPDIPPVRDFQDLCDGICLALLISYYCPKVVPWTSVRINYLPAVEDSIHNILLVSSFSQKHLPYGVFHMTPEDITYMRGSMKLNLVLLLTDLFNLFEIHPAKCVCYPGMDGQDVITRRSQGANVHGICHRRGLTMQPVTPIPDLRSDLDQPPIGSPSNRPPFQVPHTNSFSGGALNRRSTPPTEYQTMQSNNFDGNQAEAFVVHKSRGITTLSSMHSQQQQQQQQQQQYQHQQQSQQEPLVPARLRQAKEKNNVESKADERGDFVAAGRPSNWEQSRRPSFAGRRSRRNSSSEDSQLTIENFGGSQDQLNTLGRYERERDRERKLSNTSVEPAVAVRSSIADARGTLQLGYDTDSGSEKQDRETEKYSMRRQASSADNVPTASAHNLSNAGSPLPARNKQHSIDRDYSTVDHYNDARSTGYDPESTPVRKSSTSSMPASPAAWQLDTCDDDLRSLENATKLSTMRMKLEERRRRIEQDKRKIEMAVLRHQEKVCQEDLESCPDVLKWETMSNESKRTPEIDPADMDKYQAFNAPVSAYNSRPPSRDPYQQQQQQHHSHQQQPMQMPPMQYVNEHGQYMSPPAHYMQPQSIYSDNGAPYNNHSPYGAPPMPQYQQQHQQRNSVYDEYGQPANHFYLHESPPQPHPQRRTWAHSAAAAAYEQQQQAQQQQQQQPLLDVNAWQIQKKMQQQQQQQNWPNRPPSSAGTSQGFVLHQNGGGGGGELQHLFQVQSSPQHGQRIHGGGGSGSANGVQRQQSLTNLRDNRSPKGNMGQPMGMGQHEDMMAPQSICFIGDEEDVDELERNIIESMQSTRISDFVVQQQQRLHHHQQQQQQQQQQQLPTAHSGRGSSSEDYDSGELISNKLNITSGNLTYRIPSPSRPAIQANSFQDPRGGGGNGNGNGSGSGEEQRPEKGFYISFDNDQPKRPKPPLRAKKSPKKEPSRDNVDNQVVLKRESLSQLHNSNNFASEEAKNATAARHSIHNFPGVQANANANPAGNATYNKYTDEPPIQLRQITASAAEPNVHERRHLEDLTNQPQQQQQQQPLSPSRLRAEHSSSSAEAAKKKALVIGVDATNLDPESVDEMERRKEKIMLLSLQRRQQQEEAKARKEIEASQKREKEREKEEERARKKEEQVARRAAILEQHRLKKAIEEAEREGKTLDRPDLHVKLQPQSSNASTPRLRQQRVTRPRPKTIHVDDASVDISEASSLSSRGKKGSSSNLTGYGQLSSNSMKRDFYRGSQDSLTVKESPDDYPSTSSTPIGRRGSYKTSREPAVERGRTLSRISVAKGSTLNFRGRKSNSLMNLCDTDSGLGRATPPRRAPSPGMAASGRHMPSPSGPGSLPPGLISKRRGFDDGSSDTSLIMEYSGPKLYKQPAAKSNRGIILNAVEYCVFPGAVNREAKQKVLEKIARSEAKHFLVLFRDAGCQFRALYSYMPETDQVTKLYGTGPSQVDEVMFDKFFKYNSGGKCFSQVHTKHLTVTIDAFTIHNSLWQGKRVQLPSKKDMALVI; encoded by the exons ATGGATGCCGAAACACAGGAAATACGACag GCTCGTCAACGTGCTTCCGTCAAATGGCTGCTCTCGAAAGCGTTCAACAATCGCGTGCCGGACAACCTGAAGGAGCCGTTCTATCGCGATCACGAGAACCAGGAACGCCTCAAGCCTCAAATCGTTGTGGAGTTGGGCAATGCGACGCTTTATTGCCAGACACTGTCCAATCTGTACTCCGACCCCAACTACCAAAGCTTAAATCACTGGTCAATATTACAGACGCTAGCGCGCAAGGGTGTACCCGTGGCCGAATCGTCGGACATGCCCATTACCGAAACGGTATTAATTCAAACGAATCCGTTGCGAATT AACGCCCACATGTCTGTGATAGAATCGCTGATGGTTCTCTATGCGAAGGAAATATCGTCGGGTGACCGTGTCGTGGCGGCCATACGGAG aATATCTGGTAGCAACTATCAGGCGCCTGCAGGCCAGTCCTATGAACAGGGCCTGCTCGCTTGGATATCGCATGCATGCGCCGCGCTTAAAAAGCGCATCGTCAAGGAGCTGGAAACCAGCGTGCCAGACGAGATT GGTACGCGTCTGCAGACGCCGGACATACCGCCAGTACGTGATTTTCAAGATCTGTGCGATGGCATTTGCCTGGCCCTGCTCATCTCCTACTACTGCCCCAAGGTGGTGCCGTGGACGAGTGTGCGCATTAACTATCTGCCTGCTGTGGAGGACTCCATACACAATATACTGCTGGTGAGCAGTTTTTCACAAAAGCATTTGCCATACGGCGTCTTCCACATGACGCCCGAGGACATAACATACATGCGAGG CTCAATGAAACTAAAtctggtgttgctgctgacgGATTTGTTCAATTTGTTCGAGATACACCCGGCCAAATGTGTCTGTTACCCGGGCATGGATGGACAGG ATGTCATCACAAGGCGCAGCCAGGGCGCCAATGTGCACGGAATCTGCCATCGACGGGGCCTCACAATGCAGCCCGTTACGCCCATACCCGATTTGCGCAGCGATCTTGACCAGCCGCCCATTGGGTCACCCTCGAATCGGCCGCCGTTTCAAG ttccGCACACAAATTCATTCAGCGGCGGCGCCTTAAATCGCAGGTCAACTCCGCCCACCGAATATCAAACGATGCAGTCAAATAATTTTGATGGCAACCAGGCCGAAG CGTTCGTCGTGCACAAGTCGCGTGGCATTACCACACTCTCATCCATGcactcgcagcagcagcagcaacagcaacagcagcagcagtatcagcaccagcaacagtcACAGCAGGAGCCCTTGGTTCCAGCTCGCTTGCGTCaggcaaaagaaaagaacaatGTCGAGTCGAAAGCAGACGAGAGAG GCGATTTTGTCGCTGCGGGCCGACCAAGTAACTGGGAACAGAGCCGGCGTCCAAGTTTCGCAG GTCGTCGCTCGCGACGAAACTCCTCCAGCGAAGACTCGCAGTTGACTATTGAGAACTTTGGCGGCTCACAGGATCAGCTCAATACGCTGGGCCGCTACGAGCGCGAACGGGACAGAGAACGTAAGCTGTCCAATACAAGTGTGG AACCGGCCGTGGCAGTGCGTTCTTCAATTGCTGATGCTCGTGGCACGCTACAGCTGGGCTACGACACGGATTCGGGATCTGAGAAACAGGATCGCGAAACCGAAAAGTATTCTATGCGTCGACAGGCTAG CAGTGCGGACAATGTGCCAACGGCCTCTGCGCATAATCTGTCAAATGCGGGCAGTCCGTTGCCGGCGCGGAACAAGCAACATTCCATCGATAGGGACTACTCGACAGTCGACCACTATAATGACGCCAGATCGACTGGGTATGATCCAGAAAGCACGCCCGTGCGTAAATCCTCAACCAGCAGCATGCCAGCGAGTCCGGCGGCTTGGCAGCTGGACACCTGTGACGATGATTTACGCTCGCTGGAGAATGCCACCAAGTTATCTACGATGCGGATGAAACTGGAGGAGAGACGTCGCCGCATTGAGCAGGATAAGCGCAAAATCGAAATGGCAGTGCTGCGGCATCAGGAGAAGGTTTGCCAG GAGGACTTGGAATCGTGTCCCGACGTCTTAAAGTGGGAGACCATGAGCAACGAGTCGAAGCGTACGCCGGAAATAGATCCAGCTGACATGGACAAATACCAA GCTTTTAATGCGCCAGTCAGCGCCTACAATTCCCGTCCGCCAAGCCGCGATCCctaccaacagcagcagcagcagcaccattCACACCAACAGCAACCCATGCAGATGCCACCCATGCAGTACGTCAACGAGCACGGACAGTACATGTCGCCGCCCGCTCACTACATGCAGCCTCAAAGCATCTACAGCGACAATGGCGCCCCTTACAACAACCACTCCCCCTACGGAGCACCTCCGATGCCGCAGtaccagcaacagcaccagcaacgCAACAGCGTTTACGATGAGTACGGCCAGCCGGCAAATCACTTTTACCTGCACGAGTCTCCGCCTCAACCGCATCCACAGCGTCGCACCTGGGCGCActcggcggcagcggcagcgtacgaacagcagcaacaggcacagcaacagcagcagcagcaaccactgTTGGATGTCAATGCCTGGCAAATACAGAAGAagatgcagcaacagcagcagcagcaaaactgGCCTAATCGGCCGCCCTCCAGCGCTGGCACGTCTCAGGGCTTTGTGCTGCACCAAAacggaggcggcggcggcggtgaaTTGCAGCATCTATTCCAGGTGCAGTCTTCCCCACAACACGGTCAGCGGATACATGGCGGgggtggcagtggcagcgccAACGGCGTACAGCGGCAGCAATCGCTGACGAATCTACGTGACAATCGGTCACCCAAGGGCAACATGGGCCAGCCCATGGGAATGGGACAGCACGAGGACATGATGGCGCCGCAAAGTATTTGCTTCATCGGCGACGAGGAAGATGTTGATGAGCTAGAGCGCAACATTATCGAGTCTATGCAATCGACTCGGATTTCCGATTTTgtggtgcagcagcagcaacgccttcatcatcatcagcagcaacagcaacagcagcagcagcagcagctgccgacGGCGCACAGCGGACGCGGCAGCAGCTCTGAGGATTACGACAGCGGCGAGCTGATTTCCAATAAACTTAACATCACCAGCGGCAATCTCACTTACCGCATTCCCTCGCCCTCGCGCCCCGCCATACAGGCCAACAGCTTTCAGGATCCACGTGGAGGGGGCggcaacggaaacggaaacggtAGTGGTAGCGGCGAGGAGCAGCGGCCCGAAAAGGGCTTCTATATATCCTTCGACAACGATCAGCCGAAGCGACCGAAGCCGCCACTGCGCGCCAAGAAGTCACCCAAAAAGGAGCCCAGCAGGGATAATGTGGACAACCAAGTTGTCCTTAAACGTGAATCGCTAAGTCAActgcacaacagcaacaattttgcCAGCGAGGAGGCCAAAAACGCAACTGCTGCCAGGCACAGCATCCACAACTTCCCCGGCGTCcaagccaatgccaatgccaatccAGCCGGCAACGCAACCTACAACAAATACACAGACGAGCCGCCTATCCAGCTGCGCCAAATAACAGCATCGGCGGCCGAACCCAATGTCCACGAGCGCCGGCATCTCGAGGACCTCACCaatcagccgcagcagcagcagcagcaacagccgctcTCGCCATCTCGATTAAGGGCCGAacatagcagcagcagcgccgagGCGGCCAAGAAAAAAGCGCTGGTCATTGGCGTCGATGCGACCAATCTAGATCCG GAATCTGTGGACGAAATGGAACGTCGCAAAGAGAAGATAATGTTGCTTTCCCTGCAACGCCGACAGCAGCAAGAGGAGGCCAAGGCGCGAAAGGAGATAGAGGCATCCCAAAAACGAGAAAAGGAACGAGAAAAGGAGGAAGAGCGCGCGCGCAAAAAGGAGGAACAGGTGGCGCGACGTGCGGCCATATTGGAACAACATAGACTAAAAAAAGCCATCGAGGAAGCCGAGCGAGAA GGTAAAACTCTGGACCGGCCCGATTTACATGTAAAACTGCAGCCACAGTCTTCAAACGCGTCCACGCCGCGTCTTAGACAGCAACGTGTGACTAGGCCACGGCCCAAAACGATCCACGTCGACGACGCCAGTGTGGACATTAGTGAGGCTTCAAGCCTATCCAGTCGGGGCAAAAAAGGCTCAAGTTCAAACCTAACCG GCTACGGTCAACTAAGCTCCAATTCAATGAAAAGAGACTTTTATAGGGGCTCGCAAGACTCCCTTACAGTTAAAg AGTCCCCCGATGATTATCCCAGCACAAGTTCAACTCCGATTGGACGACGGGGATCATACAAAACTTCCAGAG AGCCAGCCGTCGAAAGGGGCCGCACCCTGTCGCGTATATCAGTTGCTAAGGGGAGCACGCTTAATTTCCGTGGCCGAAAATCCAATTCGCTAATGAATTTGTGCG ACACAGATTCGGGACTGGGACGTGCCACTCCGCCGCGGCGAGCACCGTCACCAGGAATGGCGGCATCAGGTAGGCATATGCCATCTCCCTCTGGACCAGGCTCTTTGCCGCCAGGTTTGATATCGAAGCGTCGCGGATTTGATGATGGATCAAGCGATACGTCTTTAATCATGGAATACTCGG GTCCAAAATTGTACAAACAACCAGCGGCCAAATCAAATCGCGGCATTATACTAAATGCCGTTGAGTACTGCGTTTTTCCCGGCGCCGTTAACCGTGAAGCCAAACAGAAAGTGCTCGAGAAGATCGCACGCTCGGAGGCCAAACACTTCCTCGTACTCTTCCGGGATGCGGGCTGCCAATTCCGCGCCCTCTACAGTTACATGCCGGAGACGGATCAAGTGACGAAGCTGTACGGCACGGGACCTAGTCAAGTCGACGAAGTCATGTTCGATAAATTCTTCAA ATACAACTCAGGTGGGAAATGCTTCTCACAGGTGCACACAAAGCATCTGACCGTCACGATAGACGCCTTCACAATACACAACTCACTGTGGCAGGGCAAGCGGGTGCAGTTGCCCAGCAAAAAGGACATGGCGCTTGTGATTTAA